Genomic window (Sparus aurata chromosome 19, fSpaAur1.1, whole genome shotgun sequence):
TGACAGGGTGCTATACTAAATGTCTTACTGCATATGTTTGACTGCATTTGTGCAGTAGGTAATGCATCGTACGAAGTTAATGTCATACTGGCATCATGGGTTATTTCATTAGGTTGCTGCAGCAATCTTGCCTGGTTGTAGGCCTAGTTCAGGGAGAGGCCAGGTGGAGTTACAGTTGAGACCTCAACATAGGCTATAACActgtaatgtgaaaaaaaacccaaaaaactgTGTATGTTCCCAccaatgtcaaaatcaaacctacatCCTGCATCCTACACTGGCAGGATGAACCCTGATGTTGTCCCATGAGCTGAATGTTTGATAGCTCCGGAGTATACCAGTTTATAGACCAGTACATTCACATaccaccagagagagagacagagggtcCTCGTTGTTTATGAAGCAAACTCATGTATAATACAGAAAcacatatgaaaataaaattgattatGAGGAAGTAAACAACGAAAGTTGCTTCTTCTATTCAATCAGAATGGAGCAAGAGATTTTTTCGCTTTTCAAGAGGGAACATGTCCTCGATTGACATCCTCTCAAATCAAGCAATAACAATAGATGTTAAACTCTGAGAATGGACAGATCAGTCCTTCATCCTTCCAGCTATAATACCCTGGTCTCTTCACCGCTCCTGTGGCAGATTGTTTCGTCACGTTCTGTGATAATACCTGTGCTCTTGTTAAATCTCAGTACATTATCTCAGTGTTATCTAGTGTTTTGTTGACTACGTATTTTGTGCTCCAGTGTTTTCTATGGCTAGACTCCATCTCATTCCTATGTTTGTCCCTATTCATGTGTGCAGATTGATACCTCAATAAATCACCTTTGAATTCATTTCTATCTCAAGTGTCTGCATTTTGGGTCCGACTAAAAACCTCAAAGATCCAGCAGATCATAGATattacatgtctgtgtgtctgtatataataagaacaacaaaaagacacaaaatgcaGAAACTCTACCCACTGTAAAAATAAGACTTTTGTGATAAAATtactataaaaacatttttcaatccTCCATCACTTGAAGAATTAAAAGATGATAGAAgatattttttccttttagaTATTTATAGtgcaaaacataaaaagtacaaacaaacacagaagcaAATTTTACTTGTTTGACTTTTATAGAGCTGAACTTTTagattgtgcatgtgtgtaacaTGTGGATCTTTAACATTGATGACGTCAGCTCAACATTGGTTTATGATGTAAAAAGACAATGTTAATCTTATCTGGACTCACACAGCCTTactgcagttcctcacagctggaatcagtctccgCTGTCCTTCCTTtgatgtgttgtacttcttcaggttcaactcatccagaacctcctctgacatctgcagcatgtaggccagagctgagcagtggatcacagagagtttcttctctgatctgttctctgacttcaggaactcttggatcacctgatggactgagtggtcgttcatctccatcagacagtggaagatgttgatgcttctgtcaggagtgACATCATCTCTGTTAATTTCCTTCAGGTtcttgatggctctctggatgactTTTGGACtcttgtctgtctgacccagcagaccGCCTAAGAGACTCTGGTTGGACTtgagagagaggccatgaaggaagcgaacaaacaggtccaggtgacCATTTTTACTTTTGAGAGATTTCGTCATTACTCTGTTCAGGAAGACATCCAGTGCtgatttaacttgtttttttcccagaaaagCCTCCAAGACCTTTGTGTCCTTGTtggtgtaacagtggaacatgtagactgcagccagaaactcctgaacactcagatgaacaaagcagtagactgttttctggaagatcaaactctctcttctgaagatctctgtacaaactcctgagtacaccagtgcctctgtgacattaagaccacagcgctccaggtcttcttggtagaacatgatgttccctgtctccagatgttcaaacgccagcctccccagcttcagaagaacttccctgtcagcctccgtcagctctggtggactcgtctcacgtcccCCATCAtatttctgcttcttcctctttgtctgaaccagcaggaagtgtgagtacatgtcagtcagggtcttgggcagctctcctctctggtctgtagtcaacatgtggtccagaactgtagcagtgatccagcagaagactgggatcagacacatgatgtggaggctcctggaggtcttgatgtgtgagatgattctgctggacagatcttcatcactgaacctcctcctgaagtactcctccttctggacatcagtgaagcctcgtacttctgttaccctgtccacacatgaaggagggatctgataggctgctgcaggtctggaagttatccagacgagagctgagggaagcagcttcccctggatgaggtttgtcagcagcatgctgactgatgacttctgtgtgacatcagacacgacctcatggttcttgaaatccagtgaaagtctgctttcatccaggccgtcaaagatgaagagaagtttacagacagcgagcttctctgctgtcaccttctgtaatgttggatggaaaacatggagcagcctgagaagactgtactgcttatctctgatcaggttcagctccctgaacgaaagcagaaccagcagactgacatcttggttttcggagccctctgcccagtccagagtgaacttctgcaccgagaaggtttttccaactccagcgacgccgttggtcagaaccactctgatgtttctttgttggtcaggtgagactttaaagatgtcgcagcactTGATTAGAGTGTCATGGAGGGTCTCCATCTTGGAAGCTCTCTCTAGctgtctcacctcatgttgggtgttaacctcttcactctgtccctctgtgatgtagagctcagtgtagatcctgttgaggagggtcCTGCTTCCTgattcatcacttcctgtttcatcacttccttcagtcacatgttcacatctcctcctcagactgatcttatgttcatctaacacctcctgcagaccaacattcactaaaaaaagggagaaaagtgTGAGACAAAACACAACGACAACGacaattattttcacttttattatCAAAATCCCACGTCCCATTGTGGGTTGTTCTGGCTCTGGAATCTGATTCAAATCACTGGTACTTGTCTATCCTGCTGCAAATGGCTCAGACTCTTCCTATATTCAAGTCATGGTCAAACCAGCCTGTCCACTGTGCTTTTCTCCTGCCAGTCAGCTCCTACTCCCTCACTACGAGAGGGTCCAGCTACAGTTGGACAGAATCATGACCATTAGCTGTCCTGGCTCCACGATGGTGGAACGAGCTCCAGACTGAGATGAGGAGAGCAGGAATTGTGCTCTTCTTCAGCCTGAACACTTACTAGAAGGTATTCAGTTTATTAGATGAAGCTGATGTACCTGCTTGATTCTTGTGATTTTGGGGTTTGTGTCCATGTGGTTGAATGCACTGATAGTAAGTCTTTAAATAAACAGAATGACATGTAGCAGGTGACATTTTTAATCAGTAGAGATGTAGAGTCTTACATTGTGCACTGCTGGTCTGACCGGCTGGTCTTGTTATAGATTtttctccacactggggacaggaggagtcccctgatgaagcagactggtcccagtatgagcTGATGCACTgcctgcagaaccagtgtccacagctggtagagactggatccttcaggacgtcctgacacaaagtacagctgcagagctgctcctccacagaaacataGCTCCTCTTCCTGCCAAGACATTTCCAAGTGACTACAATGATTTGTTGAGTGTTGATGAAAAATGTTAAGATTTGTCACAGATGATcacagaacagaaaatgtattttacttttctATTTGAATTCACTCTTATAAACATGACGGTTCCTTTAACTTCATCTTTTATCCGTCTCATTAATACAAACTTAACACTTTGTGAGgctccttcacaataaaagccttccACTCAAGACAGCTGATCACACCCTTTACTGTTGTACAATCACTCTGGGAAGCTTAGCTTGGGTTAGATTCAAATGAAGTTTATTGTGGTAAACCAGATTCTCAAAGGAGTAACATGTAACAGTAATGTCCCAAGTCATGGCcacattttttcattatttattttttttgtcccttttatgctgtctgtcactctcaaATGTCAATGACTGAATTAAGTTTTAATTGCAATAAAAGAAGTAGTCCAAATCTACATTTGAACCATTTTctgaaatacaaatacaaatatgtgAAAATAGATTACACATTTGAAGCTCATTCTTTCAAAATTAGAatagttttttgtgtgtgtgtctgtgtgtgtgtgtgtgtgtgtgtgtgtgtgaatgcgtgtATGGGAGTGAGAGATTCATAAAGGGGCagtgcagttgtgttttttttgggctCTGttcctcaaaggtgtcggcgtgtagtttgatcattaAATAGGAGGccaggctgggtggaatgatacagcaatctttattgaaacagatctcaagcccgCATCCGACCCAGAAGCGCCTGCTTTCTAAGATTCTCAAATCCATGgcaaaagcaatgccaaaatgcttcacGCTCTTCCCTATTAGAAGTCCTATCAAGCCTAGTAGTGGACTAGTGGCCTTGTCTTCTGCTTACCtttgacactcacacacaactgGTCCCTTAGAGCTGTGAGCCCAGCACCGGCTACATTCCTTAACTCacacgaggaggaggaacaggttaaatttaaactgagttgaatgAAGGACCCAAATGTCCAATAAAAAGGATGGTATAGGAAAGTGCAATAGAATAATAGGATTGCAATAAACCAATAATAATGCCACCTTACcatggtggaggggtttgagtacctaaatgatcctaggagctatgttgtctgGGGCCTCtagcccctggtagggtctcccaatgCAAACAGGTCCtgggtgacgggtcagactaaaaGGTTCCAATGCCCCTGATGATAGAGATTAAAACAAGGATGTTCACGTCGCCCAGAATGGCATTACCGGGGCCCCAGCCTGGAGctaggcctggggttggggctcgcttgcgagcgcctggtggcagGGTCTTTGCCCACGGGGCCCGGCCGGGCATAGCTCGAAAGAATGACATGGACCCGCCCTTCAGTAGGTTCCCCAgccgcaggagggttcagaaggggctgATGCTATTTGATTTGGGTGGCGGTCGTGACCCCAACGACCCAATCCCTGGACGGTGACTCtggccatggggacatggaatgtcaccccTCTGAgagggaaagagcctgagctggtgggGGAGGTCGAGCAGTACCAGCTAGAGATAGTTGGGCTcactccacgcacagtctgggctctggaacccaactccttgagagaggcttgactctcttctactctggagttgcccacgacgagaggcggcgagctggtgtgggcttgctcatagctccccagctcagccaccatgtgttggagttttccccgGTGAACAAGAAGGTCGTTCCCTGCACCTTCGGGTTggggataggtctctcactgttgttttggCTTACGGGTGACTCCATTGCTAAACTAGGGGAATTCAATGCTCACGTGGGCAGCAACAGTGATACCtcgaggggtgtgattgggaggaacggcctacCCAACCTGAACCCCGGTGGTGTTCTGTtgctggacttctgtgctagtcacagtttgtccataaaaaacaccatgtttaagcataagggtgtccatcagtgcacgtggcaccaggacacccaaggccggaggtcaatgatcgactttgtggtcctGTCATCTGACCTatggccgtatgtcttggacactcgggtgaagagaggggctgagctgtcaactgatcaccacctggtggtgagttggatccactggcaggggaggaagctggacagattTGGCAGACCCAAATGCATTGTGAGGAAcatctggcagaaccctctgtcTGGGAggtcttcaactcccacctccgggagagctttgaccagatcccgagggaggctggggaaaTTGAGTctgaatggaccatgttctccacttccattgttgacgtgGCTGTTCgaagctgtggccgtaaggtctccgagGCCTGTCATGGTGGAACCCTGAACCCGGTGGTGGGCACCGGacgtaagggatgctgtcaagctgaagaagggccctcccttagagataggctGAGGAGCTCTGTCATCCGGGAGGAGCTtggagtagagctgctgctcttCCACAtcaagaggagccagctgaggttgCTTGGGCATCTACATCGGATACCCACTGGACGCCTCCCTTGGGtggtgttcctggcatgccccACCGGCAGGAGACCCTGAGAaaacccaggacacgctggagtgactatgtcactctgCTCGCCATGGAACACCTTGGGATCCTCCTGGAAGAGCTAAAGGaggtgtccggggagagggatgtctgggtgtccctgctcagacagctgcccctgCGACCCAGCACCGGATAAGCGggagaaaatggatggatggatggatggcaaTAAAATGATCAGTGCAATAGAATTAATGGTGTTGTATGGGTATACGTGCAAAAGGAAGAGCGTGTGTAAAAACTGCAATGAAGAGTGTTCTGTGCTGATATGAATTTATGCTATATGTAAACAgacttcctcctctttcctcttgtgttttttttgtgcgttttgtgtgttctgtgttttgtgatgtTCTATATGTGAACATGTGACGTTCTCTTGtgtccaaaatacatttctcctAAGGGAGAGAATAAAAGCAACTAACTAACTATTTGAGTAGAATTTTTAATACATGAATACAAAATCAGCATCAGTAAAAGTAACTGAACATGAGTCACATGAATAACTTAGTAGCAGTTCgcttactgtgtgtctgagggtccaggtcCATTTCTGAACACTAGAGGAAGATCTTTGGACCAGTCACTcctcatagacagacagctggatactggagactctgctctctgtctgtagaactgaactctgcaacaacatgtttttattattatcacatGAATCTTTTATAAATGTTCTGATGACAAAGTCATTTAGGAAGctctaaatacacaaactgctgctgctgctgttgataatTAGGAGGTTTAAAAGTTTGTTTCAGTTCTCTTAGTTTAGTTTACAGGTTTTAGGAGACTGACAGCTGCCAGATTCTCAGAAGAAGATTGTGACTGTTTTATTCTTGTGTCACAAATTGTACTTAGCAATTACATTTTAGCAtaatttttaataaataaacacaaaataaacattggCAGAAGCAACTGAACATGAGTCAATTCCTctcactgtgtgtctgagggtccatTTCTGAACACTAGAGGAAGATCTTTGGACCAGTCACTcctcatagacagacagctggatactggagactctgctctgtcctcctcttcctcctcacaaaGTCTCCTGGAGGCCATCTTCTGGACTTCAGTCAGTCTGAGAGGTAAAACAGTTACACTGACTGtgagcacaaaacacaaaaatgaggTAAGGAGTTTGCTCAAGAGTGGGGTTGGGCCAGTGAACGATGCCATTGATAGCTGACAGCCATGAACTACTAATCCCTGACCATCATAACACTGTGATTCAAAAGGTTtccccaccagagagcacaattAATTCAAAATAACTACTtacttaaaacaacaacattggCCATTGTGACGGTATGTCTATCGTAGATATCTTCATATACCAACTGAGCAGACATAAACCCAACCCTGCTGAAGAGTAACACAACACCGagagaacaggaagtgagacACAACCTGTCTCTGGATCGAATCCATGAAACTATTGACTTTATTCCAACATGTCTTTCCTCGACAGTCCTCAGGGAGAGAACGACTTTGAGactttaacagtaaaataataaaaacgtCGGATTAACACTCACCCTGACATAACGTTCACACAGTCactgtgtctcctccctcatcAGTTGCAGGAAACCACGTGTTCATCtcttctgcgtgtgtgtgtatggaggactgaaactaacaaaatcaaaaggaaatacattaataaataaatgaatgattatCTAAAATAGATGTAGGCattgtaaaatgtgacataactGGATAATTGTGTTTCAGTTTGCCTCTGTATTTATTCACctttgtattcattcattcattcattcattctatttatttagttttctacAGAAGCCATAAACGGTCACGGTGTCTAACATATGATTTCCTCTGGTTTCCagtgatttatttcttttctcaaGATAAGGAGTTATTTATGTCAGTATCACCAGATAACCAGATAATTCTCTTgagatcttgagaaaacaagttaaatcatcattatcaaaagaaaacaaaaggttgTTGCCTCTTTAGTGCAGTGACTCATTTAagattaaaatgtcagaataaaGGTATTCAATATTTATAGAAACAAATCATAAAACGTTCACTTCATCTGCTTTGTTCCTGAATTGCATAGTTCAGAATAAATTTAATAATGAAGCAGAAGTgcataaataatgtaaaaagaaatgcagGATGTTCTCAGGTATCTGGAGCACTgcgtctcctcctccagcacgcaaatctctgctgtgtgtatgtgtgtttgtattacTATGCTTGTGTGGACCAACCCTTGAAATCCCACCTTTCTTGTGAGGACaaatgaggacatttttacTTGTGAGGTCATTTTGCCTGGTCCTCAAAAAGAAATATgcaatggtgtgtgtgtgtgtgtgtgtgtgtgtgtggaggactgaaacggacaaaattaaaaagaaatcaatcaataaataaatcgttaaataaataaatcattatcTAAAATAGATGTAGGCATTATATATGTAAAAAGTGACATAACTAGATATTTGTGGTTCAGTTTGCCTCTGTATTTATTCCCCTTTGTATTAATTCAtctctgacacacaaacaattGTGGCATGTCTCCTCTTTGCTGTTAGCTGGTGGTAGCAGCGGTGATTCAGTGAACGAGTtatggggcgttcagaccgaacgcgacagacgcgaatacaatcgcttcaggcgcttcattcgcgccgcttgatcattttggactattcgcttcattcgcgtcattcgcgcttccccgctcatttttgaaccgatATTTCTCAACCCGCAGTTGTCTTTCCACGTCTAGCATGGCTGATGTCACCgccgttgctgcactgtacctgctgtacaagtcccagaaacaccggaaaaccacccgccgtcgtgtctggattcatgaagtcctccggagacaCACGGAGCTGGGTGAATTTCACTGTCtgctccaggagctccgtctggatgacgaccggttccagcggtacttcaggctgaccggagcccagctcgaggacctgttagctcaggtcggtgccaggatctcccgcctggacaccaactacaggtGCTCCATCTCAGCTGAGGTGAGCTGCGGTGTCGTACAGCGccgggtgcccacacacagctacaattagcttctcctccTTCGTTGCTCTGAGCgaccgtaaacaaccgtacgtgagggaagtgacgtcgtaggcttgaactcgtcgctgattggatgtcgcagcgcgatgccgcctgaaaagttggatattttcaactttattcgcgccgcgccagacgcgccagacgctccattcgcgccgccgacacctgaatcgcgtgtcatcgcgccatttacattgattttcaatgtagagttgccgctccattcgcgtctatcgcgttcggtctgaacgccccttagTGGAGACAATGACTCGTAACTCCCGAGTCAGTAAAACGAATCTCGAGTTCTGAACGATCCGTTCATGACTCGCATATCACTACAACACTCTGGTTTATGTTATGTCTTTAATTTCTTTACAAATCCACTGAGATCAAGAGAATAAATCTTTATTCAAACCACACAAGTACATTTAAACAGTTACAGACTGGTTCAGTTATTCACTTCTAATTTAAGAAAACACTCAAATAGAGACGTACAGATGACGATAAAAGCCACTGTAAAACAATACAATGACTTCTGACTTTTTCTTCTGAATTCTGACCAgaattcttgtttcattttcctCTGTATTGTATATAAAAGTTAAAGATAAGATAAAGTTAGATTTGACCCCAACCCCacagaaaacatgtttcctgagtctttttctctttcacagtGGCCCCAATCAGCTTCTGtagaacaaacaaaatgaagcaACACGTCTGGATCTGAACACTGTGGAGTGACGTGACTGCTGTGTGGTCACAGCAGGCGGGGGTTCTCCTCTCTGTAGTCATGCGGGTCTCCTTTGAAGGGCAGGTGAGGAGGGTGGTTACAGATTCCCATCaggaagatgatgatggtgcCGATGGTCATCACCGGGGTAACCAGGAAGAGACAGAGTCGGTCCACTGTACGAGTGATCCCACTCCAGTTATCTTTCTCCTGCGACGACAGACGCCAGTTACCAGTGatagaatgtaactaagtacatttactcaagctctgtacttaagtaaagtagaagtacctcaaaattgtacacGAGTATTCAAATGTTCTGCTATTTTATACTTCCATTCCACCACATGTTGTTACATTTCAGAttacatgttgcatcagagccaaagttaCGGAGCCCCGAGGGGCAAGTGAAGACAATTGTTTTATCTGGTGATCAGTTGTCTGAATCTGATCTAAACTGTtgttctctcctgtgtttatgactcgAGAACCAGAGTGGAAGTCGGTTTCACACGTGAGCACAGACTTTATTTcctcagggttttttttttttttttttttttttatgatgtctGGAAATGAgtaaaagatatatatatttttttttttcaaaattctgacttttaatactgtctcaaaatgttttttattgatttttttgagAACTGCTGGTAAAAATTCCTCAATGGGTTTGTTTTATCAgtcaaaatatgtaaaaataataataataataataataataataaaaataaaaaaagaagagtttCCTTTTTTCACAAATTATAACAATAATTTTTCctctgggaaaaaaataaataattccatGTGTGAACCCAGGTGGgaaaatgtattatattatagACATTATACAGTGTCAAAAAATATAGAGAGACTTatagataaaaaagaaaataaatatgtgtcattcaaaatatgttaaaaataaatgaatacacattttttgtttcctttttttcacacaatattaaaataaattcctctgaaaaaaagtgtgtgaaacCAGGTGTCAAAAAAGAATATATGTATACTTTTATCAcacattaatttgtttttcatgtgttgatcagagtgaaaaaacatttttctcaggAGAAATTGTCCTTTTTCTgctcagaaaataaataaagatgtcTGTCACCATTAATTTGagtggagattttttttttttcttggtcacttttttcttctcgggtgaaaaaaaacgtttttataTCCCTTTGTTTttagacatgaaaacaaatttctttgctctggaaaaaaaaccacaacaatatatgtaatgtgtgaaacagagtgaCTAATCTATGGTCACTTTTTTCTCCTActttgtttcacacatgaaaacacattttcctctaGAAGTCTTTAGTGTTCATggtgatgaaggttctcagtcattcaggtCTCCACTTACActtttttgttcatgtgtgaAATCAGGTTGAAAACAGCAGAACTGAGAACAGTTttccaaatgtttgtttttgtaatactcATTTTGTCCTCGAGAGGCAGAAGTGCACCACTACCTCATGTTCTGAATAGAACTAACAGATTCATGTTGTCTTTCAGGGGAGTTTTAACGTCTCCGTGCTCACTGAACACAAGATGCATCTGTCATGTTTCAGCAGGTTGTGTTACGTGACCGTCACGTCTTTCTTTTGGCGAGGAATGTGTAATAATCTGCAGCCAGCGTGGAGTAGAGAGTTGTGTTTCATCAGCGAATCGGATCAAGCAGCAGCGTTTAACGGCCTCATTCTGATCTATGAGCCTTttcatgtgacatcacagtttaaGGTCTGAATGTTCGCTgtcagctgcagggagagaacaGCAGCTTTGTGTTCTCTTATGTTGTGACCGAAAGACTGAAAGGTTAAAGCCACGCTGACACTTTAGTGTATTCAATGAGCCCAATAGTGTTAATGAGGACTGAAGTTAGTACTCAGAGTAGACATgttaattgtatttattgagtgtgtgttgggtcatggtgtgtttaaaaaaaaaactgcatattcTCATAAAAATGTTGACACGTcctaaaaaaaacctgctgactCACTCCAGTGATGTTTCTATAATTCTACTGGAGCATCTACAGAAAGTGTCCCACATCACCTGACCTCACCTTTCACTATCACACCTGTCCAATAAGTAACTTAGTCACGCCCCCTGCCGTGACGTCATCCTGCCTGGTCTCCGCCTCACCTGGTTGTAGTCGTTCTTGTTCCTCATGTGTTTGATGATGTAGTTCGCTCCGTCCACAGCCGGCTTGATCTCTGCGTACAGCTGATCCGTCACACCTCCATCGTCCTGCGGCTTCACAGCTCcatgaaaacagacacacagagcggCTCAGCTTCGTCTTCTGTCGTCAGGATTCAGACTGATCAGCAGAAATGACTCGCTGTGGTTTCTTACTGGCTGCGTGTGTGGTCCTCGTCGTCAGTCCGTGTCTCTCCGACTGTCTCTGGAACATCAGCTCGCTGCGGGACTTGACGCTGTGGAACTCCTCCGCCGAGGCGATGGAGCCCACCGAGCTGGATCTCCATGGCAACGCTCCATCCCAGTATGGCTCCGCCTCTGTGGGAGTCCGtatc
Coding sequences:
- the LOC115569888 gene encoding NACHT, LRR and PYD domains-containing protein 12-like; protein product: MSGLTEVQKMASRRLCEEEEEDRAESPVSSCLSMRSDWSKDLPLVFRNGPSDTQVQFYRQRAESPVSSCLSMRSDWSKDLPLVFRNGPGPSDTQGRKRSYVSVEEQLCSCTLCQDVLKDPVSTSCGHWFCRQCISSYWDQSASSGDSSCPQCGEKSITRPAGQTSKHNSCSPHLSLELVLDEHKISLRRRCEHVTEGSDETGSDESGSRTLLNRIYTELYITEGQSEEVNTQHEVRQLERASKMETLHDTLIKCCDIFKVSPDQQRNIRVVLTNGVAGVGKTFSVQKFTLDWAEGSENQDVSLLVLLSFRELNLIRDKQYSLLRLLHVFHPTLQKVTAEKLAVCKLLFIFDGLDESRLSLDFKNHEVVSDVTQKSSVSMLLTNLIQGKLLPSALVWITSRPAAAYQIPPSCVDRVTEVRGFTDVQKEEYFRRRFSDEDLSSRIISHIKTSRSLHIMCLIPVFCWITATVLDHMLTTDQRGELPKTLTDMYSHFLLVQTKRKKQKYDGGRETSPPELTEADREVLLKLGRLAFEHLETGNIMFYQEDLERCGLNVTEALVYSGVCTEIFRRESLIFQKTVYCFVHLSVQEFLAAVYMFHCYTNKDTKVLEAFLGKKQVKSALDVFLNRVMTKSLKSKNGHLDLFVRFLHGLSLKSNQSLLGGLLGQTDKSPKVIQRAIKNLKEINRDDVTPDRSINIFHCLMEMNDHSVHQVIQEFLKSENRSEKKLSVIHCSALAYMLQMSEEVLDELNLKKYNTSKEGQRRLIPAVRNCSKAVLKGCWLSEISCASLASALKSNPSHLRELDLSENKLTDSDMNCLCDFLQSPDCILETLRLWGCSLSEISCASLASALKSNPSHLRELDLRGNSLRDSGVKLLCDLKESPDCRLQILRLNDCSLSEISCASLVSALKSNPSHLRELDLTDSNNLKDSDVKLLCDFLQSPDCRLETLRCKSSLFE
- the LOC115569978 gene encoding acetylcholine receptor subunit delta-like codes for the protein MFQRQSERHGLTTRTTHAATVKPQDDGGVTDQLYAEIKPAVDGANYIIKHMRNKNDYNQEKDNWSGITRTVDRLCLFLVTPVMTIGTIIIFLMGICNHPPHLPFKGDPHDYREENPRLL